The following coding sequences lie in one Bacillota bacterium genomic window:
- the atpG gene encoding ATP synthase F1 subunit gamma, with the protein MPDLQIIRRRMRAIESTRKMTRAMEMVAAAKLRRAQEQAQAGRAYAARLQEVLRRLAASGVQVEHPLLAPPRGSDRLLVVFTADRGLAGPFNANIIRETALAMREGEPAQIAVLGRRGDGAFRHRGWPVRHSWLGIGEEARVELAREVADLAMEWYIQGQVGRVELIYTEFVSTLRLVPRRLQLLPVVTPEAQEGGRRQATVDYIFVPSAEGLLVHLLPSMVRTTVYQALLDSKASEHAARMTAMRSATDNASELLEELHLEYNRERQTSITTEIVEVVSGAEALRG; encoded by the coding sequence ATGCCTGACCTGCAGATCATCCGCAGGCGCATGCGCGCCATCGAGAGCACTCGGAAGATGACCCGGGCGATGGAGATGGTGGCGGCGGCCAAGCTGCGCCGGGCGCAGGAGCAGGCCCAGGCCGGCCGGGCCTACGCCGCCAGGCTCCAGGAGGTCCTCCGCCGCCTGGCGGCGAGCGGCGTGCAGGTGGAGCACCCGCTTCTGGCACCGCCGCGCGGGAGCGACCGCCTCCTGGTGGTCTTCACCGCCGATCGCGGGCTGGCAGGCCCTTTCAACGCCAACATCATCCGGGAGACCGCCCTGGCCATGCGCGAGGGGGAGCCGGCCCAGATCGCCGTGCTCGGACGGCGCGGGGACGGGGCCTTCCGCCACCGCGGCTGGCCCGTGCGCCACAGCTGGCTGGGCATCGGCGAGGAGGCGCGGGTGGAGCTGGCCCGGGAGGTGGCCGACCTGGCCATGGAATGGTACATCCAGGGCCAGGTGGGACGGGTGGAGCTGATCTACACCGAATTCGTCTCCACCCTGCGCCTCGTTCCCCGGCGGCTGCAGCTGCTGCCGGTGGTGACGCCGGAAGCGCAGGAGGGCGGCCGGCGCCAGGCCACGGTGGACTACATCTTCGTCCCCTCCGCGGAGGGGCTCCTGGTCCACCTCCTGCCCTCCATGGTGCGGACCACGGTCTATCAGGCGCTCCTGGACTCCAAGGCCTCCGAGCACGCGGCCCGCATGACCGCCATGCGCTCGGCCACGGACAACGCCTCGGAGCTGCTGGAGGAGCTGCACCTGGAATACAACCGCGAGCGGCAGACCTCCATCACCACCGAGATCGTCGAGGTGGTCAGCGGCGCGGAGGCGCTGCGCGGGTAG